The following coding sequences lie in one Phalacrocorax aristotelis chromosome 2, bGulAri2.1, whole genome shotgun sequence genomic window:
- the MOS gene encoding proto-oncogene serine/threonine-protein kinase mos, protein MPSPIPLNCFLPLEFSPSADLRPCSSPLVIPGKDSKNFLGGVPSARTRRLPPRLAWCSIDWDQLCLLQPLGSGGFGAVYKATYHGATVAVKQVKKSSKNRLASRQSFWAELNVARLQHDNVVRVVAATTCAPASQNSLGTIIMEYVGNITLHHVIYGTGNAWRQGEDDEGGCGRKALSMEETACYSCDIVTGLAFLHSQGIVHLDLKPANIFITEQGVCKIGDFGCSQKLEEGLSQSPHVCQQGGTYTHRAPELLKGERVTAKADIYSFAITLWQIVMREQPYLGERQYVLYAVVAYNLRPSLAAAVFHESPVGQRLQSIISCCWKADVEERLSAAQLLPSLRALKGSL, encoded by the coding sequence ATGCCATCACCTATTCCCcttaattgttttcttcctttggagTTTTCCCCATCTGCAGATTTGCgaccctgcagcagccccttAGTTATCCCTGGCAAAGATAGCAAAAACTTCTTAGGGGGAGTTCCTTCAGCCAGGACCCGCCGTTTGCCTCCACGCCTGGCCTGGTGCTCCATTGATTGGGatcagctctgcctcctgcagcccctaGGCTCTGGTGGCTTCGGTGCTGTCTACAAAGCCACCTACCATGGTGCAACTGTGGCTGTGAAGCAGGTGAAGAAGAGCAGCAAAAACCGGCTGGCATCACGACAGAGTTTTTGGGCTGAGCTGAACGTAGCCCGGCTACAGCACGATAATGTGGTACGTGTGGTGGCTGCTACCACGTGTGCCCCGGCCAGCCAGAACAGCCTGGGCACCATCATTATGGAGTATGTGGGCAACATCACCCTGCACCATGTCATTTATGGCACTGGGAATGCATGGAGACAGGGTGAGGATGATGAAGGAGGATGTGGAAGGAAGGCCCTGAGCATGGAAGAGACTGCGTGCTATTCTTGTGACATTGTGACTGGCTTAGCCTTCCTTCACTCACAGGGCATTGTGCACTTGGACCTGAAGCCTGCAAACATCTTCATCACTGAGCAGGGAGTGTGCAAGATTGGAGACTTTGGGTGCTCCCAGAAACTGGAGGAGGGCTTGTCCCAGAGTCCCCATGTTTGCCAGCAAGGGGGCACGTACACACACCGAGCCCCTGAGCTCCTCAAGGGTGAGAGGGTCACTGCCAAAGCAGACATCTACTCGTTTGCGATCACCCTCTGGCAAATTGTCATGCGAGAGCAGCCCTATCTGGGTGAGCGGCAGTATGTGCTCTATGCTGTGGTAGCCTATAACTTACGGCCTtcgctggctgctgctgttttccatgAGTCGCCAGTGGGCCAGAGACTCCAGAGCATTATTagctgctgctggaaggctGATGTAGAGGAGCGCCTGAGCGCAgcccagctgcttcccagcctcAGGGCCCTCAAGGGGAGTCTCTAG